The Nitrosospira lacus genome window below encodes:
- a CDS encoding alpha-amylase family glycosyl hydrolase yields the protein MPRPRYPSLFQVNTRVYLSEHAAGLAHPATLDDIPDRALDEWVQAGFDLIWFLGVWQTGPAGRRVSKSNSEWLKEFHQILPDLRPSDICGSCFAIQDYRVHDEFGGNEALDRLRQRLGNRGLRLILDFVPNHTALDHPWVSEHPDYYVWGSKKQLAAEPHNYCRTETSEGELILAHGRDPYFAGWPDTLQLNYGNPAVRQAMNRELRRIATQCDGVRCDMAMLVLPEVFERTWGIAAEPFWPWVTKTVRDEITDFLFLAEVYWDLESMLQQQGFDYTYDKRLYDHLHEMHVPPLRKHFLTSLNFQDKLVRFLENHDEPRAAAAFSPETHRPAAIITYLAPGLRFFHQGQFEGCKIRVPVHLRRRPAEPVDHALAEFYAALLECVRVPVFREGEWRLLECRPAWDGNWTSDCFVAYSWIGKDGERSLVAVNYSDHQSQCYVVIPWIGLEGQMWQLSDRMGAVVYERSGDCLAAQGLYLDMPAWTYHVFDVHETGKHRVGGDIRITTHKTVIPWHNRGRRSWVEPNTAVTNPVWPAR from the coding sequence ATGCCCCGCCCCCGATATCCCTCCCTGTTTCAGGTCAACACTCGTGTTTATTTGTCGGAGCACGCCGCCGGGTTAGCTCATCCGGCGACTCTGGATGACATTCCGGACCGTGCGCTGGACGAATGGGTCCAGGCTGGCTTCGACTTGATCTGGTTCCTCGGGGTCTGGCAGACAGGACCCGCTGGCCGACGAGTGTCGAAGTCCAACTCGGAATGGCTGAAGGAATTTCATCAGATACTCCCCGACTTACGCCCATCTGATATCTGTGGTTCCTGCTTCGCGATTCAAGACTATCGGGTGCATGATGAATTTGGTGGAAACGAGGCTCTCGACCGGCTCCGTCAGCGCCTTGGAAACCGCGGCCTGCGCCTGATTCTCGATTTCGTACCGAACCATACTGCACTCGATCATCCCTGGGTAAGTGAGCACCCGGATTACTATGTCTGGGGAAGCAAGAAACAGCTGGCTGCTGAACCACATAATTATTGCCGGACAGAGACGAGTGAAGGAGAACTTATTCTTGCCCATGGGCGCGATCCTTATTTCGCTGGCTGGCCGGACACACTCCAGTTGAACTACGGCAACCCCGCCGTCCGGCAGGCCATGAACAGGGAATTGCGGAGAATCGCCACCCAATGCGACGGCGTGCGCTGCGATATGGCGATGCTGGTGCTGCCCGAAGTCTTCGAAAGGACATGGGGGATTGCCGCGGAGCCCTTTTGGCCATGGGTGACAAAGACCGTTCGTGATGAAATCACGGATTTTCTATTTCTCGCCGAAGTGTACTGGGACCTGGAATCGATGCTCCAACAGCAGGGATTTGACTATACCTATGACAAGCGGCTTTATGATCATCTGCATGAAATGCACGTACCCCCGCTACGGAAACACTTCCTGACCAGCCTGAATTTCCAGGACAAACTGGTGCGTTTCCTTGAAAACCATGACGAGCCGCGCGCGGCGGCAGCCTTCTCTCCGGAAACCCACCGCCCGGCGGCGATCATCACGTATCTGGCACCGGGATTGCGTTTTTTCCATCAGGGGCAATTCGAGGGCTGCAAGATACGAGTTCCGGTCCATTTGCGGCGGAGACCGGCGGAGCCAGTGGATCATGCTCTCGCCGAATTCTATGCGGCACTGCTTGAGTGCGTGCGAGTTCCGGTCTTTCGAGAAGGCGAGTGGCGGTTGCTCGAGTGCCGTCCCGCTTGGGATGGCAACTGGACCTCAGACTGCTTCGTCGCCTATTCCTGGATTGGAAAGGACGGAGAAAGGAGCTTGGTTGCAGTCAACTACTCGGATCACCAAAGCCAGTGTTATGTCGTAATTCCGTGGATCGGCCTCGAAGGACAAATGTGGCAACTGAGCGATCGAATGGGAGCGGTGGTTTATGAAAGAAGCGGGGACTGTCTTGCCGCCCAGGGTCTTTATCTGGATATGCCGGCGTGGACTTATCACGTGTTTGATGTCCATGAGACCGGGAAGCACAGGGTCGGCGGGGATATAAGAATTACTACCCATAAAACGGTGATCCCTTGGCATAACCGTGGGAGACGCAGCTGGGTAGAGCCTAATACGGCAGTAACGAATCCGGTTTGGCCAGCAAGATGA
- a CDS encoding phosphomannomutase/phosphoglucomutase, which produces MHEFPQEIFKAYDIRGIVGKTLTAEIVGAIGHAIGSEARGRGLTSIAVGRDGRLSGPDLMLALARGLQKSGINVVDVGMVATPMLYFAAHTLCDYSGVMVTGSHNPPDYNGLKMVLGGETLAAESIQALRLRLETNDLIHGEGGYRKHDIGETYLRRIIGDVRLTRPMKIVIDCGNGVAGAYAPRLYRGLGCEVIELFCEVDGTFPNHHPDPSVPGNLRDLIHALKTTDAEIGLAFDGDGDRVGVVTKNGSIIYPDRQLMLFAADVLSRNPGAQIIFDVKCTRNLAPWIERHGGKPIMWKTGHSFIKGKLKETGALLAGEMSGHIFFKERWYGFDDGLYAGARLLELLSHYADIDAILHGIPDAISTPELQIRLKEGENYAVIAQLQESARFDNPERVITTDGLRVEYKDGFGLARSSNTMPVIVLRFEADNEAALKRIQDDFRRVILLAKPDSLLPY; this is translated from the coding sequence ATGCACGAATTTCCCCAAGAAATATTTAAAGCCTACGATATTCGAGGTATCGTAGGTAAGACGCTAACAGCCGAAATCGTCGGAGCCATTGGACATGCTATTGGTTCCGAGGCGCGGGGCCGTGGGCTTACATCAATAGCAGTGGGCCGGGATGGCAGATTATCAGGGCCGGACCTTATGCTGGCACTGGCGAGGGGTTTGCAGAAAAGCGGAATTAACGTGGTCGATGTAGGGATGGTCGCCACCCCCATGCTTTACTTTGCGGCCCATACGTTGTGCGATTATTCCGGGGTAATGGTCACCGGCAGCCACAATCCCCCCGACTATAACGGTTTGAAAATGGTGCTGGGTGGTGAAACCCTGGCCGCCGAATCCATCCAGGCTCTGCGTTTGCGTCTTGAAACCAATGACCTTATTCATGGGGAGGGTGGGTATCGTAAACATGACATTGGCGAAACTTATCTTCGGCGCATAATCGGCGATGTAAGACTGACGCGCCCGATGAAAATTGTCATCGATTGCGGTAATGGTGTAGCCGGTGCCTATGCGCCACGGTTGTATCGCGGACTGGGGTGCGAGGTAATCGAGCTGTTTTGCGAAGTGGATGGCACATTTCCCAATCATCATCCCGATCCGTCCGTGCCCGGGAACCTGCGCGACTTGATTCACGCACTCAAAACCACCGATGCGGAAATCGGGCTTGCCTTCGATGGCGATGGTGACCGTGTAGGCGTGGTAACCAAGAACGGCAGTATTATTTATCCTGACCGCCAATTGATGTTGTTTGCCGCGGACGTGTTATCCAGGAATCCCGGCGCCCAGATTATTTTTGATGTGAAATGCACCCGTAATCTGGCGCCATGGATCGAGCGTCATGGCGGCAAGCCTATCATGTGGAAAACCGGCCATTCGTTCATCAAGGGGAAATTGAAAGAAACGGGTGCGCTGCTGGCAGGAGAGATGAGTGGCCATATTTTCTTCAAGGAGCGCTGGTATGGGTTTGACGATGGTCTTTATGCGGGCGCCCGTCTGCTGGAGTTGCTCAGTCATTATGCGGACATTGACGCTATCCTTCATGGCATCCCCGACGCGATCAGCACGCCGGAACTGCAGATCAGATTGAAAGAAGGCGAAAACTACGCCGTCATCGCGCAACTCCAGGAATCCGCCCGCTTTGATAACCCGGAGCGCGTTATCACCACCGATGGATTGCGGGTGGAATACAAAGATGGTTTTGGCCTGGCTCGCTCATCCAATACCATGCCCGTGATCGTACTACGCTTTGAGGCGGATAACGAAGCAGCCTTGAAACGTATCCAGGATGACTTCCGCAGAGTCATCTTGCTGGCCAAACCGGATTCGTTACTGCCGTATTAG
- a CDS encoding zinc-finger domain-containing protein — protein MQNQVNDNKQRQIEVTADDLPLHCPMPSMLLWNSHPRVFLPIEDTGEALCPYCGTRYKLKGGAVSGHH, from the coding sequence ATGCAGAATCAAGTTAACGATAACAAACAGCGCCAAATCGAAGTCACGGCGGATGACCTGCCGTTGCATTGTCCAATGCCATCAATGCTGTTATGGAATTCGCATCCGCGCGTGTTTCTACCCATAGAGGACACGGGTGAAGCGCTATGCCCATACTGCGGCACACGCTACAAGCTCAAGGGCGGCGCGGTGTCGGGACACCATTGA
- a CDS encoding branched-chain amino acid transaminase, giving the protein MSMADRDGVIWSDGKIIPWRDATTHVLTHTLHYGLGVFEGVRAYQTPQGPAIFRLREHTDRLFNSAHIFMMKMPYDKATLMQAQRDMVKQNNLESCYIRPIVFYGSEAMGISAKTLSVHVAVAAWPWGAYLGADGLENGIRVKTSSFTRHHVNVNMCRAKSVATYANSILAHQEVAHDGYHEALLLDVDGYVAEGSGENIFIIKHGKLYTPDMTSCLDGITRASIIELAAEIGIQVIEKRITRDEVYCADEAFFTGTAAEVTPIRELDNRSIGSGKRGPITARLQAMFFDCVNGKTEKHAAWLTYV; this is encoded by the coding sequence ATGTCAATGGCTGACCGCGACGGCGTGATCTGGAGCGATGGTAAAATAATTCCGTGGCGCGATGCTACCACACATGTGCTTACCCATACGCTGCACTATGGCTTGGGGGTATTCGAAGGAGTGCGTGCCTATCAGACACCCCAAGGTCCCGCTATTTTTCGTCTGCGGGAACATACCGACCGGTTATTCAATTCAGCGCATATTTTCATGATGAAAATGCCTTATGACAAGGCGACGCTGATGCAAGCCCAACGCGATATGGTGAAGCAGAATAACCTGGAATCGTGCTATATCCGTCCGATAGTGTTTTACGGCTCAGAGGCCATGGGTATCTCCGCCAAGACGCTTTCCGTACATGTGGCTGTCGCAGCCTGGCCGTGGGGTGCCTACCTGGGGGCAGACGGTCTGGAAAACGGTATCCGTGTCAAGACCTCGTCATTCACACGCCATCATGTTAACGTCAACATGTGCCGTGCCAAGTCGGTCGCCACCTACGCTAATTCAATCCTGGCCCATCAGGAAGTTGCCCATGACGGCTATCATGAGGCCCTGTTGCTGGATGTGGACGGCTATGTGGCGGAAGGGTCAGGTGAGAATATATTTATTATCAAGCACGGCAAGCTCTACACGCCGGACATGACTTCCTGTCTGGATGGCATTACGCGTGCATCCATCATCGAGCTGGCTGCGGAAATCGGAATTCAGGTGATCGAGAAGCGTATTACCCGTGACGAAGTCTATTGTGCTGATGAGGCATTTTTCACCGGCACCGCAGCCGAAGTGACGCCGATTCGAGAGCTTGATAATCGCAGTATAGGCAGTGGCAAGCGCGGCCCGATCACCGCCCGACTGCAAGCCATGTTTTTCGACTGTGTCAATGGAAAGACCGAGAAGCATGCTGCCTGGCTCACCTACGTCTGA
- the glnE gene encoding bifunctional [glutamate--ammonia ligase]-adenylyl-L-tyrosine phosphorylase/[glutamate--ammonia-ligase] adenylyltransferase produces the protein MHADHPHEKIIEAVLPCSRYVQHLLKSEPGLLTELRQNLKYAIFREEMQAFLDASVGAANDEAGLNNLLRSLRKRVMLRLIVRDLGGLADLAEVMMSMTDLAETVIDFALGRHHAWLAESGRYGQPRSAERGIPQEMLVIAMGKLGGGELNVSSDVDLIFIYPEDGETSGARSISNHDFFARLGRRLIASLNDMTPDGFVFRVDMRLRPYGESGPLAMSFAMLEEYFVTQGREWERYAWIKSRVIAGPWAQGSVLMERITQPFVFRKYLDFGAYESMRDLHSQIRHEVSRREMHENIKLGPGGIREIEFIAQVFQLIRGGRDASLRIRPTLAVLELLREKRQLSDQAAAELSDAYYFLRNLEHRLQYLDDQQTQTLPESSADQALIAITMGFHGYDDFLRELDRHRCNVTGHFEQIFAAPRQSQKLDTLAWLWQEQAMEGAGAEAATAQLVTMGFSNPERILGRLQEFRASVRYRQLPKSSKNRVDALVPALIEVAAKFPPADITLERLLLLLESISRRAAYLALLREYPQALERVAKLVSASQWAGEYLSQHPILLDELLSPADFQSVPDWSRSSARLNRQLADIGDSGRDNVEQQMDVLRHFHHTEVFRLLARDLEGLLPLETLSDHLSDLADLILDTVLHLAWSGLRRKHRDTPAFGIVGYGKLGGKELGYASDLDIIFLYDDPHPDAPEIYARLCQRVNSWLTSYTSAGLLYETDLRLRPDGGSGLLVSSIDAFDQYQRNQAWVWEHQALTRARFVAGDAYVREAFENIRKAVLSQRRNLADLASEVLRMRQRMQDAHPNSTGLFDIKHDRGGIIDVEFIVQYLVLGYACEYPELTNNIGNIGLLRLAGELGLIHVETAEKVLHAYREFRRVQHRLRLNGDSGLGGIPSAGNKSQQFARVELDCLRDNVAAVLRLWEEVFVIQPPSRAR, from the coding sequence ATGCATGCTGATCATCCCCATGAAAAAATAATTGAAGCTGTTTTGCCATGCAGCCGTTATGTACAGCACTTGCTGAAAAGCGAGCCGGGGTTGCTGACGGAACTCAGGCAAAATTTGAAGTACGCTATTTTCCGGGAGGAGATGCAAGCATTTCTGGATGCAAGCGTCGGCGCAGCGAATGATGAGGCAGGACTGAATAATCTCTTGCGCAGCTTGCGCAAGAGGGTAATGCTGCGCCTGATAGTACGTGATCTGGGTGGATTGGCCGATCTTGCCGAAGTCATGATGAGCATGACCGACCTGGCGGAAACCGTCATCGATTTCGCGCTGGGACGCCACCACGCGTGGTTAGCCGAGTCTGGCCGCTACGGTCAACCCAGAAGTGCGGAGCGTGGAATTCCCCAGGAGATGCTGGTGATCGCCATGGGTAAGCTGGGGGGCGGTGAACTTAATGTCTCATCGGATGTTGATCTGATTTTCATTTACCCGGAAGATGGCGAAACCAGTGGCGCCCGGTCTATTTCAAATCATGATTTTTTTGCTCGCCTGGGCCGCAGGCTGATTGCCAGTCTCAATGACATGACTCCCGATGGATTTGTTTTTCGGGTGGATATGCGGTTGCGTCCCTATGGCGAGAGCGGTCCGCTGGCGATGAGCTTTGCCATGCTGGAAGAGTACTTCGTCACTCAGGGGCGGGAGTGGGAGCGTTACGCCTGGATCAAGAGTCGAGTCATCGCGGGTCCCTGGGCGCAGGGATCGGTCCTTATGGAGCGGATAACGCAACCGTTCGTATTCCGGAAATATCTGGACTTTGGTGCCTATGAATCAATGCGCGACCTGCATTCGCAAATTCGCCACGAGGTCAGCCGTCGCGAAATGCATGAAAATATCAAGCTTGGCCCAGGCGGCATTCGCGAGATCGAATTCATCGCTCAAGTATTTCAACTGATCCGCGGCGGGCGTGATGCCAGCCTGCGAATTCGTCCCACGCTTGCGGTGTTGGAGCTTCTGCGGGAAAAACGTCAACTATCGGACCAAGCAGCCGCGGAACTTTCAGATGCCTATTATTTTTTACGCAATCTTGAGCACCGCTTGCAGTACCTTGACGATCAACAGACCCAGACGTTGCCAGAAAGCTCCGCGGATCAGGCGCTGATAGCCATCACAATGGGTTTTCATGGTTATGACGATTTTTTGCGCGAACTCGATCGTCATCGATGCAATGTAACCGGTCACTTTGAGCAAATATTCGCGGCGCCGCGGCAGTCCCAAAAGCTCGACACACTTGCATGGCTGTGGCAGGAACAAGCTATGGAGGGGGCTGGGGCCGAAGCCGCCACCGCGCAACTGGTTACCATGGGATTTTCCAACCCCGAAAGAATTCTTGGACGCTTGCAGGAGTTTCGTGCCAGCGTCCGCTATCGGCAGCTTCCCAAATCCAGTAAAAATCGGGTCGATGCGCTCGTTCCCGCCTTGATCGAGGTGGCTGCCAAATTCCCGCCTGCAGACATTACCCTGGAACGTTTGTTGTTGCTGCTCGAAAGCATAAGCCGGCGTGCCGCCTATCTTGCACTGTTGCGGGAATATCCCCAGGCACTGGAGCGCGTAGCCAAGCTTGTTAGTGCAAGTCAATGGGCCGGCGAATACCTGAGCCAGCATCCTATTTTACTGGACGAGCTGCTTAGTCCCGCCGATTTCCAAAGTGTACCTGACTGGTCCCGGTCAAGCGCGAGGTTAAACCGGCAATTAGCCGATATAGGCGATTCCGGACGTGACAATGTTGAGCAGCAAATGGATGTGCTGCGGCATTTTCACCATACCGAAGTATTCCGGTTGCTGGCCAGGGATTTGGAAGGATTGCTGCCGTTGGAAACGCTGAGTGATCACTTGAGCGACCTGGCGGACTTGATACTCGATACCGTGTTGCACCTGGCTTGGTCTGGATTGAGAAGGAAGCATCGGGATACCCCGGCTTTCGGTATCGTTGGCTACGGCAAGCTGGGCGGAAAGGAGCTGGGTTATGCATCCGATCTGGATATCATTTTTCTGTATGATGATCCGCATCCCGATGCGCCGGAAATCTACGCCAGGTTATGCCAGCGCGTTAATTCCTGGCTTACCAGTTACACATCGGCCGGGTTATTATATGAAACCGATTTGCGTTTACGGCCCGACGGGGGCAGCGGCTTGCTGGTGAGTTCCATCGACGCCTTTGATCAATACCAGCGAAATCAGGCTTGGGTATGGGAGCATCAGGCTCTGACAAGAGCGCGTTTCGTGGCAGGAGACGCTTATGTAAGAGAGGCGTTCGAGAATATCCGCAAAGCAGTCCTTTCCCAGCGGCGTAATCTGGCGGATCTCGCCAGCGAAGTTTTGAGGATGCGTCAGAGAATGCAGGACGCTCACCCTAATTCAACCGGCTTGTTTGATATTAAACATGATCGCGGCGGCATTATTGATGTTGAGTTCATCGTGCAATATTTGGTTCTGGGCTACGCTTGCGAATATCCGGAATTAACAAACAATATCGGTAATATCGGACTGCTTAGACTTGCTGGCGAGCTTGGGCTTATTCATGTGGAAACGGCGGAAAAGGTGCTTCATGCTTACCGGGAATTCCGGCGGGTGCAGCATCGGTTGAGATTAAATGGGGATTCGGGGCTTGGAGGTATTCCATCGGCAGGGAATAAATCACAACAGTTTGCACGTGTCGAATTGGATTGTTTGAGGGACAACGTTGCGGCAGTGTTACGTTTATGGGAAGAGGTATTTGTCATACAGCCCCCCTCTCGGGCTCGGTAA